Proteins encoded within one genomic window of Sulfolobales archaeon:
- a CDS encoding PIN domain-containing protein: MYLIDANIVLELLYRRARWRECYEFLNRVKTGDIRSYILHFTVHGISAILGDPELVSIFLSEISKWRGLTVVDLSIEEEIIASELATRIGLDFDDGLHYYYAKKNGLQIVSFDKDFDKTDVKRIEPKDIIGSSLVE; this comes from the coding sequence ATGTATCTGATAGACGCTAACATAGTGCTGGAGCTCCTATATAGAAGGGCTAGGTGGAGGGAGTGCTATGAATTTTTAAACAGGGTTAAGACAGGAGATATCAGGTCTTACATTCTCCACTTCACAGTACATGGGATCTCGGCTATACTAGGGGATCCAGAGCTCGTCTCAATATTTCTCTCAGAAATCTCTAAATGGCGTGGCCTAACAGTAGTCGATCTATCCATAGAGGAAGAGATTATAGCAAGCGAGCTAGCAACTAGAATAGGTCTAGACTTCGATGACGGCCTCCACTACTACTATGCCAAGAAGAACGGACTCCAAATAGTCTCATTCGACAAGGACTTCGATAAAACAGATGTTAAGAGAATAGAGCCAAAAGACATTATAGGCAGTAGCCTTGTGGAATAA